The following proteins are co-located in the Candidatus Kuenenbacteria bacterium genome:
- a CDS encoding O-antigen ligase family protein → MPRISLEKIKEYLFYILVFVLPWQVRWIARDHNFGGVAFEYGRISLYAFDIVLIILFIVSWSSYFIFKKEKAENKFNNKAIVVSLILAIYCFVTISWAAEKFVAFYWAVRMFLAWGAFYLMQGINFSKIRLAITIVGAGFVQGFLSWWQFINQSVWSSKWLGMAAQRVNELGVSVVGVGEERWLRAYGSWPHPNILGGFLVVSFVFWVYLLGKVKDQYQKRFILITGFFIISGIFLSFSRGAWLVFLILYLWSWFYINRKMPNIKAKNFLVGTAMIMIIMLIIYRPLVATRLGIGGEGRLEIKSNTERVLGHHQAVEIFSKNIMGVGIGNYAFKIKDYYKIDKIWEVQPVHNVYLLVIVELGIVGFLILVIIFFYLLFYLYQRKRYFLLVLFMSFLFLGLWDHYFWTLPAGLYGVFLGLGLFAREV, encoded by the coding sequence ATGCCTAGAATATCTTTGGAAAAAATTAAAGAATATTTATTTTATATCTTGGTTTTTGTTTTGCCTTGGCAGGTCAGATGGATAGCGAGAGACCATAATTTTGGCGGGGTGGCTTTTGAATATGGGAGAATTAGCCTTTATGCTTTTGATATTGTTTTGATAATATTGTTTATTGTTTCATGGTCGAGTTATTTTATTTTTAAAAAAGAAAAAGCGGAGAATAAATTTAATAATAAGGCGATTGTTGTTAGTTTAATTTTGGCTATTTATTGTTTTGTAACGATAAGTTGGGCAGCGGAAAAATTCGTGGCATTTTATTGGGCGGTAAGGATGTTTTTGGCTTGGGGCGCGTTTTATTTAATGCAAGGGATAAATTTTTCTAAGATAAGACTGGCGATTACTATTGTTGGTGCTGGCTTTGTCCAGGGTTTTTTATCTTGGTGGCAGTTTATAAATCAGTCGGTATGGTCTTCAAAGTGGCTGGGAATGGCGGCTCAAAGGGTAAACGAGTTGGGCGTGTCTGTGGTGGGAGTGGGGGAGGAACGTTGGCTCAGGGCTTACGGATCCTGGCCGCATCCAAATATTTTAGGGGGTTTTTTGGTTGTATCTTTTGTTTTTTGGGTTTATTTACTCGGTAAGGTGAAGGATCAATATCAAAAAAGGTTTATTTTGATTACTGGTTTTTTTATAATTTCAGGAATCTTTTTGAGTTTTTCAAGGGGAGCATGGTTGGTTTTCCTAATATTGTATTTATGGAGCTGGTTTTATATAAATAGAAAAATGCCAAATATTAAGGCAAAAAATTTTTTGGTCGGGACGGCAATGATAATGATAATTATGTTAATCATATATAGGCCCCTGGTGGCTACTAGGTTGGGGATTGGGGGCGAAGGCCGGCTGGAAATAAAATCAAACACAGAAAGGGTATTGGGCCACCATCAGGCAGTGGAAATCTTTAGTAAGAATATTATGGGGGTAGGAATAGGCAACTATGCTTTTAAAATTAAAGATTATTACAAAATAGATAAAATCTGGGAGGTCCAGCCGGTGCACAATGTTTATTTGTTGGTGATAGTAGAATTGGGGATTGTAGGTTTTCTAATTTTGGTGATAATCTTTTTTTATTTATTATTTTATCTTTATCAAAGAAAGAGGTATTTTTTGCTGGTGCTTTTTATGAGTTTTTTATTTTTGGGTTTGTGGGACCATT